From a region of the Apis mellifera strain DH4 linkage group LG2, Amel_HAv3.1, whole genome shotgun sequence genome:
- the LOC552044 gene encoding uncharacterized protein LOC552044 isoform X2 — translation MSPGVNDGSRSTGTLPKSNRRNDRNRERSAANQFSAANQFAIRSAYHGYAQHSNNLLDWKPVVEQEHSRITKNSNTRSVFSALSSSYQDIPEFVSFSSRQPYNYSAEEYSHWQKMVPPIDSQTQSPPRLQGTKPSNVDKMPDRSQVESRLNQIRDYIRVTSTMMDSLNQSSDPRAQAQNEKLSRMVEDLHDSERKLTKLLEQYQNHGIFCENGENNREEIEENDVSREMELRKKMEESQRKLAQLQEHQASLVGMQLRVRERLNEARQAQQALLQQENQNSIGSALPLPMNIEQLESETAALRGKLAQLQTKKKNMDHLVAELQAVEMSDRGSCSSEGIIQGKSSRRNSSRNFGKDKAAELEAMKAQLAHLKSLMEEATKVRECLDSNSDREMDVDANGETSGMDGNEDENGTNISFEHQSDTDETNHEKIRNTGDRPTVEEIQAVTRELREQSALLQTTRAELQRIKQPLSAMHSNSTSVFSTSTPPPSLTASTGSDKKQSNTSNYEIQSAQEKRRQIDDIMRKESSQINVNRDIGGPNDLSSHRSSSSHISHIGTPANVWPPSATMGGSNDQSVDGVSSENLMDIGPQTTAIENGFSGNWWTYPPPPLSQLQHGSAEYYRQLLLGSQAQQLQMMGTTIQQCCQLLWSQQRELQAMRTAITQLQSHLRQTQLQQRNNSENNDEYSNLSRNIHHLGETLDSALPPSSSLPNLVSLPNSSPALSHIATISSVNSQHQQQQLNNQVPPGNRANNYWDNFRSYSRQNLLSGNIKTMTDTTSGPIANTSGNTISSVNTSLMKDKRNRDQGTDNIPLPALSVAETQYSSNLQLQSNLQQQERENTVMRSNILTNEVSQQQVDNLWEDTHSSFRLPSVINDDNPFQNLSSEMKEVLSSLIHVNKNRPDYLVIILREIKAISEDHRLRPRLWRSLRALQDTQSLSNPLNETTDQTASESCQSSDEDSEVDVVLGMGTENHSITELFVSSQAGTSSPTAHIPLIDHLDMPGTSSADSASVLPLTSIKPGYNEDLAEADQSRPESSGNQQLPDNEEESEEGQGEVVGHTESAQARFSGEGDLESLAAKAEDERNEDNAIF, via the exons ATGTCGCCCGGTGTTAACGATGGTTCACGCAGCACAGGCACACTCCCAAAAAGCAATAGaagaaatgatagaaatagAGAACGATCTGCTGCTAATCAATTTTCTGCTGCTAATCAATTTGCAATCCGTTCTGCTTATCATGGATATGCACAGCATTCTAACAATTTG TTGGATTGGAAACCAGTTGTGGAACAGGAACATTCAAGGATAACAAAGAATAGTAACACAAGATCAGTTTTTTCAGCACTATCTAGTTCTTATCAAGATATACCTGAATTtg tatcaTTTAGTAGTCGACAACCATATAATTATAGTGCAGAAGAATATTCACATTGGCAGAAGATGGTTCCACCAATTGATTCTCAAACTCAATCTCCTCCAAGACTTCAAGGAACAAAACCATCAAATGTTGATAAAATG CCTGATAGAAGTCAAGTAGAATCacgtttaaatcaaattagagATTATATCAGAGTTACATCAACTATGATGGATTCATTGAATCAATCTAGTGATCCT CGTGCACAAGCCCAAAATGAGAAGTTGAGTAGAATGGTAGAGGATCTTCATGACAGTGAAAGAAAACTAACTAAACTCTTGGaacaatatcaaaatcatGGAATATTTTGTGAG aatggtgaaaataatagagaggaaatagaagaaaatgatGTAAGTAGAGAAATGGAGCTACGTAAGAAAATGGAGGAATCTCAAAGAAAACTTGCACAACTACAAGAACATCAAGCTAGTTTAGTTGGAATGCAATTGCGTGTTAGAGAAAGATTAAATGAAGCACGTCAAGCTCAACAAGCTCTTTTACaacaagaaaatcaaaattcaattggTTCAGCACTACCATTACCTATGAATATTGAACAACTTGAATCTGAAACAGCTGCATTAAGGGGAAAATTGGCTCAACttcaaacaaagaaaaaaaatatggatcaTCTTGTAGCAGAATTACAAGCTGTAGAGATGTCTGATAGAGGCAGTTGT agttCTGAAGGAATTATTCAAGGAAAATCTTCAAGAAGAAATTCTTCAAGAAATTTCGGAAAAGACAAAGCTGCTGAATTAGAAGCTATGAAAGCACAACTTGCTCATTTGAAATCATTAATGGAAGAAGCAACAAAAGTACGTGAATGTCTCGATTCTAATTCAGATCGTGAAATGGACGTAGATGCAAATGGTGAAACATCTGGTATGGATGGAAATGAAGATGAAAATggaacaaatatttcatttgaacaTCAAAGTGATACTGATGAAACAAATCATGAAAAGATCAGAAATACTGGAGATAGACCAACTGTCGAAGAAAttcaa GCTGTTACCCGAGAACTTCGAGAACAATCAGCTTTATTACAAACTACTAGGGCAGAATTACAACGAATAAAGCAACCCTTATCAGCAATGCATTCTAATTCTACATCTGTATTTTCGACTTCAACTCCTCCCCCATCACTTACAGCATCAACTGGATCTGATAAAAAGCAAAGTAATACTAGTAACTATGAAATTCAATCTGCTCAGGAAAAAAGACGTCAAATCGATGATATTATgcgaaaa gaaTCATCTCAAATAAATGTCAATCGAGATATAGGAGGACCAAATGATTTAAGTAGTCATAGAAGTTCTAGTTCACATATTAGTCATATAGGTACTCCTGCTAATGTTTGGCCACCTTCAGCAACAAtgg gTGGATCTAATGATCAAAGTGTAGATGGCGTATCTTCGGAAAATTTAATGGATATTGGACCTCAAACGACGGCGATTGAAAATGGATTTAGTGGAAATTGGTGGACATATCCACCGCCTCCGTTAAGTCAATTACAACatg gctCAGCAGAGTATTATCGACAACTCTTATTAGGTTCTCAAGCGCAACAACTTCAAATGATGGGTACTACAATACAACAATGTTGTCAACTATTATGGTCTCAACAACGAGAATTACAAGCTATGCGTACAGCTATTACTCAATTACAATCTCATTTGAGACAAACACAATTACAACAGCGAAACAATAGCGAAAATAACGatgaatattctaatttaagtCGCAATATTCATCATCTTGGTGAAACATTAGATTCTGCATTACCACCAAGTTCATCTTTGCCAAATCTGGTATCGTTACCAAATTCTTCTCCTGCATTATCTCATATTGCTACAATATCTTCCGTTAATTCTCAACATCAGCAACAACAATTGAATAATCAAGTTCCTCCTGGGAATAGAGCAAACAACTACTGGGATAATTTCAGAAG TTATTCCAGACAAAATTTACTCTctggaaatataaaaacaatgacTGATACTACTTCTGGGCCCATTGCAAATACATCTGGAAATACTATATCAAGTGTTAATACTTCTCTTAT GAAGGATAAACGTAATCGAGATCAAGGAACTGATAATATACCTTTACCTGCCTTAAGTGTAGCAGAAACACAATATTCCTCAAATTTGCAACTACAGTCTAACTTGCAGCAACAAGAACGAGAAAATACGGTTATGCGTAGTAATATCTTAACAAATGAAGTATCTCAACAACAAGTTGATAATCTTTGGGAAGATACACATTCATCATTTCGATTACCATCTGtaataaatgatgataatccatttcaaaatttaag ttCTGAAATGAAAGAAGTATTAAGTTCACTGATACATGTGAATAAAAACCGGCCCGATTatcttgttattatattaagagaAATCAAAGCCATAAGCGAAGACCATAGATTGCGACCTCGTTTATGGAGATCATTGCGTGCTTTACAAGATACACAATCTCTAAGTAATCCATTG aatgaaaCAACTGATCAAACTGCCAGTGAAAGTTGTCAATCTAGTGATGAAGATTCTGAGGTAGATGTAGTATTAGGTATGGGAACAGAAAATCATTCTATAACAGAATTATTTGTATCATCTCAAGCAGGAACTTCATCTCCTACAGCACATATACCTTTAATAGATCATTTAGATATGCCA ggAACATCTTCAGCTGATTCTGCAAGTGTTCTGCCTTTAACATCTATTAAACCAGGTTACAATGAAGATCTAGCAGAAGCAGATCAGTCAAGACCCGAATCTTCTGGTAATCAACAg ctTCCTGACaatgaagaagaaagtgaAGAAGGTCAAGGTGAAGTAGTAGGTCATACTGAATCTGCACAAGCAAGATTTAGTGGTGAAGGAGATTTAGAAAGTTTAGCTGCTAAAGCTGAAGATGAAAGGAATGAAGATAAtgcaatattttga
- the LOC552044 gene encoding uncharacterized protein LOC552044 isoform X5, giving the protein MVPPIDSQTQSPPRLQGTKPSNVDKMPDRSQVESRLNQIRDYIRVTSTMMDSLNQSSDPRAQAQNEKLSRMVEDLHDSERKLTKLLEQYQNHGIFCENGENNREEIEENDVSREMELRKKMEESQRKLAQLQEHQASLVGMQLRVRERLNEARQAQQALLQQENQNSIGSALPLPMNIEQLESETAALRGKLAQLQTKKKNMDHLVAELQAVEMSDRGSCSSEGIIQGKSSRRNSSRNFGKDKAAELEAMKAQLAHLKSLMEEATKVRECLDSNSDREMDVDANGETSGMDGNEDENGTNISFEHQSDTDETNHEKIRNTGDRPTVEEIQAVTRELREQSALLQTTRAELQRIKQPLSAMHSNSTSVFSTSTPPPSLTASTGSDKKQSNTSNYEIQSAQEKRRQIDDIMRKESSQINVNRDIGGPNDLSSHRSSSSHISHIGTPANVWPPSATMGGSNDQSVDGVSSENLMDIGPQTTAIENGFSGNWWTYPPPPLSQLQHGSAEYYRQLLLGSQAQQLQMMGTTIQQCCQLLWSQQRELQAMRTAITQLQSHLRQTQLQQRNNSENNDEYSNLSRNIHHLGETLDSALPPSSSLPNLVSLPNSSPALSHIATISSVNSQHQQQQLNNQVPPGNRANNYWDNFRSYSRQNLLSGNIKTMTDTTSGPIANTSGNTISSVNTSLMKDKRNRDQGTDNIPLPALSVAETQYSSNLQLQSNLQQQERENTVMRSNILTNEVSQQQVDNLWEDTHSSFRLPSVINDDNPFQNLSSEMKEVLSSLIHVNKNRPDYLVIILREIKAISEDHRLRPRLWRSLRALQDTQSLSNPLNETTDQTASESCQSSDEDSEVDVVLGMGTENHSITELFVSSQAGTSSPTAHIPLIDHLDMPGTSSADSASVLPLTSIKPGYNEDLAEADQSRPESSGNQQLPDNEEESEEGQGEVVGHTESAQARFSGEGDLESLAAKAEDERNEDNAIF; this is encoded by the exons ATGGTTCCACCAATTGATTCTCAAACTCAATCTCCTCCAAGACTTCAAGGAACAAAACCATCAAATGTTGATAAAATG CCTGATAGAAGTCAAGTAGAATCacgtttaaatcaaattagagATTATATCAGAGTTACATCAACTATGATGGATTCATTGAATCAATCTAGTGATCCT CGTGCACAAGCCCAAAATGAGAAGTTGAGTAGAATGGTAGAGGATCTTCATGACAGTGAAAGAAAACTAACTAAACTCTTGGaacaatatcaaaatcatGGAATATTTTGTGAG aatggtgaaaataatagagaggaaatagaagaaaatgatGTAAGTAGAGAAATGGAGCTACGTAAGAAAATGGAGGAATCTCAAAGAAAACTTGCACAACTACAAGAACATCAAGCTAGTTTAGTTGGAATGCAATTGCGTGTTAGAGAAAGATTAAATGAAGCACGTCAAGCTCAACAAGCTCTTTTACaacaagaaaatcaaaattcaattggTTCAGCACTACCATTACCTATGAATATTGAACAACTTGAATCTGAAACAGCTGCATTAAGGGGAAAATTGGCTCAACttcaaacaaagaaaaaaaatatggatcaTCTTGTAGCAGAATTACAAGCTGTAGAGATGTCTGATAGAGGCAGTTGT agttCTGAAGGAATTATTCAAGGAAAATCTTCAAGAAGAAATTCTTCAAGAAATTTCGGAAAAGACAAAGCTGCTGAATTAGAAGCTATGAAAGCACAACTTGCTCATTTGAAATCATTAATGGAAGAAGCAACAAAAGTACGTGAATGTCTCGATTCTAATTCAGATCGTGAAATGGACGTAGATGCAAATGGTGAAACATCTGGTATGGATGGAAATGAAGATGAAAATggaacaaatatttcatttgaacaTCAAAGTGATACTGATGAAACAAATCATGAAAAGATCAGAAATACTGGAGATAGACCAACTGTCGAAGAAAttcaa GCTGTTACCCGAGAACTTCGAGAACAATCAGCTTTATTACAAACTACTAGGGCAGAATTACAACGAATAAAGCAACCCTTATCAGCAATGCATTCTAATTCTACATCTGTATTTTCGACTTCAACTCCTCCCCCATCACTTACAGCATCAACTGGATCTGATAAAAAGCAAAGTAATACTAGTAACTATGAAATTCAATCTGCTCAGGAAAAAAGACGTCAAATCGATGATATTATgcgaaaa gaaTCATCTCAAATAAATGTCAATCGAGATATAGGAGGACCAAATGATTTAAGTAGTCATAGAAGTTCTAGTTCACATATTAGTCATATAGGTACTCCTGCTAATGTTTGGCCACCTTCAGCAACAAtgg gTGGATCTAATGATCAAAGTGTAGATGGCGTATCTTCGGAAAATTTAATGGATATTGGACCTCAAACGACGGCGATTGAAAATGGATTTAGTGGAAATTGGTGGACATATCCACCGCCTCCGTTAAGTCAATTACAACatg gctCAGCAGAGTATTATCGACAACTCTTATTAGGTTCTCAAGCGCAACAACTTCAAATGATGGGTACTACAATACAACAATGTTGTCAACTATTATGGTCTCAACAACGAGAATTACAAGCTATGCGTACAGCTATTACTCAATTACAATCTCATTTGAGACAAACACAATTACAACAGCGAAACAATAGCGAAAATAACGatgaatattctaatttaagtCGCAATATTCATCATCTTGGTGAAACATTAGATTCTGCATTACCACCAAGTTCATCTTTGCCAAATCTGGTATCGTTACCAAATTCTTCTCCTGCATTATCTCATATTGCTACAATATCTTCCGTTAATTCTCAACATCAGCAACAACAATTGAATAATCAAGTTCCTCCTGGGAATAGAGCAAACAACTACTGGGATAATTTCAGAAG TTATTCCAGACAAAATTTACTCTctggaaatataaaaacaatgacTGATACTACTTCTGGGCCCATTGCAAATACATCTGGAAATACTATATCAAGTGTTAATACTTCTCTTAT GAAGGATAAACGTAATCGAGATCAAGGAACTGATAATATACCTTTACCTGCCTTAAGTGTAGCAGAAACACAATATTCCTCAAATTTGCAACTACAGTCTAACTTGCAGCAACAAGAACGAGAAAATACGGTTATGCGTAGTAATATCTTAACAAATGAAGTATCTCAACAACAAGTTGATAATCTTTGGGAAGATACACATTCATCATTTCGATTACCATCTGtaataaatgatgataatccatttcaaaatttaag ttCTGAAATGAAAGAAGTATTAAGTTCACTGATACATGTGAATAAAAACCGGCCCGATTatcttgttattatattaagagaAATCAAAGCCATAAGCGAAGACCATAGATTGCGACCTCGTTTATGGAGATCATTGCGTGCTTTACAAGATACACAATCTCTAAGTAATCCATTG aatgaaaCAACTGATCAAACTGCCAGTGAAAGTTGTCAATCTAGTGATGAAGATTCTGAGGTAGATGTAGTATTAGGTATGGGAACAGAAAATCATTCTATAACAGAATTATTTGTATCATCTCAAGCAGGAACTTCATCTCCTACAGCACATATACCTTTAATAGATCATTTAGATATGCCA ggAACATCTTCAGCTGATTCTGCAAGTGTTCTGCCTTTAACATCTATTAAACCAGGTTACAATGAAGATCTAGCAGAAGCAGATCAGTCAAGACCCGAATCTTCTGGTAATCAACAg ctTCCTGACaatgaagaagaaagtgaAGAAGGTCAAGGTGAAGTAGTAGGTCATACTGAATCTGCACAAGCAAGATTTAGTGGTGAAGGAGATTTAGAAAGTTTAGCTGCTAAAGCTGAAGATGAAAGGAATGAAGATAAtgcaatattttga